TTCACTGCCAGTGCATGGCGCAAGTCTGCCTTCTTCCATACAGGCGCTCGAACAAGTCTTCAACGAATAGAGTATGAGCAACCTGACATGTCCGTAAATTCTTCAACTCAGAGTCCGAGAATGGGAGCTAGGCCAGGGGCAGAATGGCTCATGCAGTCTCATTTCCTCTAAATGATGCTAATAATGAAAAGGTGATAACGTAGGTAATTTGAGAGatggaaaggagaagggggGCGGCTAAGCAAGCGGCAAGTCATGAGTAGGAAGACAGGCCTTGCTGCCTCAGTCACAATATCCGCTCAAAGAAACTATGTCAAGACTATTAACCCCATGTTCCCAACGACCCTGATCCCATACAAGCGATCTATCGATGCATTCTCAACCTTCTGTCATGTCAAACACTTAACTAATCCCTGAATCCATCAAGTCCCCTGCCTCGTCAATGTGGACGAAAGGACTTTGCGGACTGCGACAGCACTCCGCAATCCTCAGCTTAGTCGCCTTCTATCCCTTGCTTCTAATCACCAACTTCACTTCGTTGGTCAGCCACTCCTTGATGACGCTGAGCGCACGTTGGAATAGATAATGTGCGACCCATGTGACATGGTGAGCATAGCCGGTAAATTTGCTCTTAGCGTAACTTCAGTTTGAACAAGTTAATGTACATCCCGGCTGCAAGTGTACAGTGCACACGCTTCTATCAGCTTCATTTGTTCGCTTCCTCGACCCTTTCCAACACCCCAACCCTTCACCTCACTTTTCTCGGGCTAGTCTACAGGTCGAAAGATTGATTTTCGAACCAGACACGTATATCTTCGGCTGACTTGTGTGGAATGACAAAAATAGGATGGAAAGGAACGAGTCGGTCATTCTCAGTGAATACGCCAATGTCGGATCCTTGACCATCCGAGGCGAAGTTAGGGTCATGCTTCCAAGAGAATGCAGAGCTGAAGTCATCCTTCGAGCTCACACTTGAGTCAGTACAGTAATGGTAATATTGGACCGTGCTGAGCCCGGTGAGGGCATAACACGTATGGTATGAATCCGGGTGTCTGTAGACAGTCAGCCTTTGCACTTCAACTTCGAATGTTTGGGCACATGAATTGACATACTTTCCCGGTTTGTCTCGAAGGCCGCCAAGCTTGCACTGGCAACAAGAAAGGATATATCTCGTCAATCCCTCTCGACTGTAAAGATTGCCGACGGAAGATCGCTTAGGGCCTGCCAATGGCTGAGTGCCATCTAGCGCAGCCTGGACGAGGGGCCAGCAATTTCCAACCCAGTGGCTGTAACACCCGTCCACCAATTTATTGGTTCTGCCGGAGAAACCTCCCTCGGGTGCATATTGTCGAGCCGAGAGCCAGGGAAGGAGTGTTGCAATATTCATATATCTAATACACTCAGCAACGGTAGAAAGATGATCTGTAAATGCGGATCTTTACCTTGGCACAACCACTTCAGGCCGACCAAGGAGACAAAGACAGGCCAAAGCACAAAAGGCATAAGCGCCATGCGCCTCGGAGCCCGGACTCCCGGAGATACCACCTTCATAGGTCTGACCTGCAATTTTACTGTCAATCACATCCAGGAAGCTCAGCAAAGGACGCCACTTACATCGCGAAAGATATTCAGGAAGGCCATCCGTGAATGTCTCTAACCCGTTCTGCCGAGCTTCGGCTTCCGGGGGCAATGCTAGTGGCAAATCGAGGAGAGCATGGACTACCATCGCGCAGTAGGCGCCTCTGAGCTGGCGACTCAGTGAAATGCTACATATGCAGAGAAAATCCTGATAGGGAAATGTTACCGCACGTCCTCTTCCCCACCCTCACAGACGGTAAAGCCGCCATCAGGCTGCTTCAATTTTCCGAGCCATTTCCACCTCAAGAACGTTAGCGATGGCTTGCTGGTAGAGGACGTGCCTCATCACAACTCACATTGCTTTTCGATCGATCAGTTTGAATGCCTCTTCACCACCAACCATCGCGATAGACAGCACCGCAGCATAGCTAGATGCAACATGCGACATCTGGCCATGCCCCCCTCCAATCCCACCAGTGGAGTTCTGTGCAGCAGTGAATGTGGAGATGACGCTGGCAATAATTAGTCGAGATCCATGTCGGACAGGGAGCCCGACTATATAAACTAAGGACAAGCTTACCGTTCGCGAAATCGAGTCACATCTTCTCCTAGAAGGCATAGCCCTGCCAAGGCCCAGTAAACCATCCAAGGGCGACTAGCATCGAGCGCGACAAAGGAGGCTGGATAGTCCTCCAGTGAGTCGTAAAGATACTCAAGGTGGTCTTTGCGTTGAAGAGCGGGGATCCCATACTTGTTAAAGGGACCTTTTTGACTGTTGTGAATTCCCTTCAGCAATGGCAGGCATTTGTTGACTGTTTCGCTCTGCAGCTCAGTGGTCTCTGTGGAGAGCAAGTCGTGGATCAGAGGCGGCTCCCTAAAGAGCGCTGGAATTCCGGGATGGACTTGGCTTTCCCCCATCTTTCCACTCTGGGAGGACGATGAATGGTTGTGGGAACTGGTGACCGCTGGGGAGCGGCTATTGACCTGCAGGTTGGCGCTGAACTTTCGGCCTTTTGGTTTTCCTGCGGTCACGGATAGTCCTTGACTGGTCGAAGAGAAAAGGACTTTGCGACGGTGTTTCCCAGTCGCTGCGATAACAGGCATAGAATATCTAGGATAGTAATCAAGTTTCCGATCATACACTCATTTATAGAAGCGAGTAGAGCAACTTTCTTTGCGATGTTGATATTTCCTAATCATTGTTCTTTTCCACGTCAATGGGAATCTTGCCATCCCCAGTCCATTGTTCTTCCGTTAAGTCAGGTGGTGGGCCTCGACCCCTCATGACAAGCGGGTACAAACAAATTCCCAAACGGAAGAACTGTCCGTTTTCTGTTCGCCTCCAGCAAGAATAGATGAGATCGAGGTCGACATCTCTTTATTTTCCATTTGGAAGACTACCTCAATCAATTAATCTCAAACTGGAATAGTCATCCAGTCGATCTATTCGTTGCTTTGTTGCTCCCCAGTCTCCCAGCCAGGAAGATCCCGTTCTCCGTCTCTGCTCGTTTTTTCGCCGGATCCTGCCAATGCTAATCCCCAaattgatcttcttccagcctttTAGATATCAACTTCTTGACCTCTCAAGGTCAAGTCTTAAAACTACTCGGCAACCTTTGATACCATCATGTCTAGGTGAAGGGGCAGATGGGGCCGTTGTGGTGACTCCTTAGTAGCGAAAGTCAGCCCCAAAATTACCAATGCACAAAGACACCTCAGGAAGTCTATAAGAGATCGACaattgatgagatcaagaaATCAGTGAGAAAACCGCCGCATTCCTGGCGAGGACACTGTGATCAACTCTGTATACTCCGTCTTAGCACGAATGCGCATTGGTTCTATTTCTAACCCAACCAACAACCTTTGAGGCTACCATAAATAATAGAAGTCGGTTCGAAACTATCATGCATGTGGACTATTCCAAGCAATTGCTCAAACCTCTCCCAGATGCCAGACAATAATCATGATCGAAAATTTTACTTCTCGATTAGTGATCTATTAAGAGAGTAATTACTAACGACGTCGCACGTCATAAACGATCCGGCTGGTCCATCGGCAAGAGCAGTACCATGAAACAAAAATGCAACTGTATGTTCTGCTTGCGGTTGCTGGTGTGGCGCGCTGCGAGTAAGATCCAACGGAATGTCGATATGAATTGAACGAATAGGAAGCTGGTCTGCACTTGTCCAACTGTAAAgtcagtactccgtacctgtCTCCAATACGATGCAATCAGTAATGACGGAAAACAAGAGTGGCTTCTGCCAAGTCGATTATTCCAAAGACCCATCTTGACGCCTTACTTGCCTGGAACCCGAAAGGCGTGCATGACCCCGGGCCATCAAGCGTTGTCACTGACGCTGCGTTCTTCCCAGATTTGTTGAGAGTTCAAGGGTGCTTAGAAATATGATCTATCGTGATCTTGCTATGAAGTTTGTTGCGAATAGGCCGCCTCTTTTATGGATAGATCCCGGTCTGTGCAGAAACTCTACTTGATTGTCCCTAAGACGAATTATTGCTTGGCAAAGGCTGAAGCCGAGGGGCATTTGAGGGGCCTTTGAGGGGCCTTTGGCAGAGCAGAACACAAACACTTTAGCAGGAGAGTTCAGAGCTTTTCACTCGAACAATAATCATCTGCGAATGTCGTCTTCTACCTAGCATCACACAGGTAGCTTCTCCGAACAAGTGGCCTGATATGCTTGCTGGGCAACACTGGCCTCATTCTTGACAAGCAGTATCCCAGTCTCGGTATGATGATGTCCGTATTACGTACTGCCAAAGATGGAGCTGCTGCACAGTCAGCCACCCTAGTTGCCAACAAATCCAACGCTTGGTCCGAACTCTGGCTATGATTGGTTGACTGGCCAATCCATCATCGGCGATTGACAACTGGACTGCCTTAGTCTCATGTACGGCAGACTACACTCACATATGATCCATGATCGCCTCATAATCTCCATACAGATCGTAATGTATGGCCATGTACGATACTGTATGGGTTGTCAGCGGGGTCTGTCCGAGTATTGCCACGCCTCAGATGTGAGGACTTTACCAATCATGGTTAATAATCAGATAATAGGTTCAAGTCATTCGACTCAGTAAGGTAACCAACTAGTATATCAGTGACCAGTATCTTACCATTAGCACTGATCTTGTTGACGGTTTCCACTGATCTCCAGTTCCCGAGAGTCTCCCTGGGTCTCATCCACGGAGCAGTCCGCAGCGCTACCGTGGTACTATCTCAAAGAACTTGGGTACGGGTTTCCCGTATTTACTCGAGACTATGCTGATGTCGATTTCCAGACACTATCAGGCCGTGATGTCAAGGTAGATACATGTTTCAAAAGCACTGCATTAGGTGCATGGCTTCATACCTTAGACTCAGACGTCTTCGCATGACTTCTGTCAAATTGCTGTGTTGCCCACTTGACGATTCCAATATGGTCATCGTGATTCATGAGATGCGACCAACGGAATATCTACTATATTCCGTACGTTCTGTAAGCAAAGCGCACTTTTCCGTCTTAATTCTCATTGTCTCAGACTTTTCAATCAGTAAAATATCTGTCTTTTTCCGGAAACAGCCTAGCTTGGTAAGTTCGTCAGAGTAGCCTTGAAAATCCATGAGGCTTTAGCAGGAAACCGGCGTGGCATTTACCTTTGTCCCCCGGTTTACATCCAATCACCTCACTCATCCTCGCCGGATGACCATCAACAAAGACAACAACCCCACTCACGATAGCGATACTCCTTCCTAGGATCCTCTAGCGTAGCTCTGAAAGACGCAGCTTCCGCTCACCGCTGCTTCGTTCCCCACCGCCTCCTCTATGCCTGTgatttccctcttcttcttcctctcatACCCCCGGATTTTGGGCATTTTGCTCATCTGAGTGGCATTTGTCCTCAGTTTCTGCGACGAATTTACCTTCAACCTCTCTTGTTGTGAACATCTTTTGTACCACCCTCGCCTTGTCTGGTCTTTCTTTTCTGAgattttcatttttttcaATTATTTTTATatttccttcttgatctttcGTAAATAGCCGATCCTGACAATGTCCAATGTTGATATAACCAACGATGGCTTCATCGGGCTTGACTACGACTCGAGGAGTTACATCCAGGCTCAGTCATGGCCTGTGGCGGTGGACCATCAGAGCTCCCAGCGAACAGAGGGATCGCGAGACATCTCTAGCGGTCACGCATATGAACAGTCGGTAGCTCAGGATCCCAACCTGATGGTCGACTGGCACTTCCAACAGCTGCAACCCCACCTTCAGTACACTCAGGAGGATCATTCGTCGGCTCAGCAATATACAACTTCAAGCTATGGAATGCCCATCCATTCGTCTCCTGTGGATGTCATGGCTCCGCCCCAGGGCCAGATGAGCTCCGGTCTTTTGGAAAGTTCTTATATGCCACTACCTGCGCCAGTCGACATGGTACCATTTGGCTACCAGGATCTCCAAACTGAGCTGATGTCTTTCCCGGACGGCCTGCCAGATTTGTCATCCTACGCTGCACCACGTAACTTGATTGGCAGCAGTTCCCCCACGGACACTTACTTGGAAGTACGGTCATTGTCGAGTAGCGATAACGGCTGGAGCGCCATCGAGCCCCGTCACTCTCACGAATTTATGTTCCCCGATCAGGGCATCTTTATCAATCCCACGCAAACGTTGCACGACCGGAGCCTTTCTGAATCATCCTACTCAACTTCCTATGGCAGTTTCGTTGATATCTCCAATCCAATCAACTCGCCCACCTCTGATCTTAACTTCGAGTCTGCCTTCAGCATGCCGAGACGGGTCTCTTACGATCACACTTCCCACGGCTCCCGATCCCCTACCGCAGTCAGCCCCGTAGCAATTGTGCGACCTATTCCTGTTCCCTCCAAGAAGTCCACTTCGCCCACCAGGTCTGCTGGATCACAGgcgtcatcttcatcgccgcccAGTAGAAAACCCTCGCGCAAAAGCCCAATCGCTGCGAAGACTGCGGAGACAAAGATCCGCAAGCAATCGCAAGCTGGAAAGCCGGAAGGCGAAAAACGTGTTGGCAAGCGAAAGGGCCCGCTCAAGCCGGATCAGAGAAAGCAAGCCAGTGAAATTCGCAAGTTGAGGGCATGCCTGCGTTGCAAGTTCTTGAAAAAGACTGTAAGTTCTTCCGATCCGTGAATCTGCCAGCACCTGACTGACAGGGCAACCTTCACAGTGTGATAAAGGCGAGCCCTGTGCCGGTTGTCAACCCTCGCATGCTAGATTATGGCAAGTACCTTGTACAAGAATTGACATCAAGGAAATCGGGTACTTCATGAAAGATTGGAAAGCGGACTACGAGCGTCATATTACTCTCGGATTTTCCGTCGGAAACATCAAGGGTTTCTCGGAGCACGAGAGGACCTTGTTCATCACCCATGGTTATGGTCAGATTCTTCCCATTAACGCCCGGGAGGTTTACGTCCGGGATGATCAATGCTTCAGTGTCGACTGGGTCGAATCGATGCACCGAGAACCCACCCAGTACGAGGTCGAGACAGCCAAACTGTCTGCTGGTATGGAGGGTATCTCACATGCAATGTTGTCTGATTATCTCGACCGCCACATTGATGGCAATGGTACTTTTGAGAAGTTTGTGGACGACTACTTCGAGGGCACACCATTCCTCACGCAGATGCTCAAGACTGCCTTCCGGTATTACTTCCGCACCAAGCTACCTGTGATCCGTAAAGCGTTGAAACTCATCATTGCCTACAACCTGACTCTCCATGTCACAATGGTGGAGGGTataggtgaagaagatggctttCTTGGCAAGATTGAGGACCCGTCATCGAAGTTTAAAGGCAAGATCATGGCGCCTGTCATGATCAATTTCCAGGTCAAGTGCGCCATGGCCAATATGTGGCGCGAGCTGCAGAAGGATGTCCTCGAAGAGCTGTCGAGTCTCTATTCCAGCGTGTATAGTGGAGAGAAACTGAAGAATTGGCCTACAATTTTCATTTTAGCCTGCATCCTATTGGCAGTGTGGGAAGAAATGCAGTTCGACTGCCATTACCGCACACCGGTGAGTGGCAATTAAACACTGCTTTGAAAGGTTGAAATACTGACATCTCGGAAGgatcctgctgctgtggagAAGTTCTGCAATGACATGGAGAATATCCCTGTCGGAGTCATCGTTGGTTTGTTCCAGGCAATTTCGCAGAAACTCCCCGCTTTCACCGATTGGGAAACACAAAAGCACCACCACTTGCTGTTTTCGAATCCAGATGTTTGCAACACCATGACCGAGGTTCGCGAGCATGTAAGGCAATATGGTAAGCGGCCATCTGTTCGCCCTAACCGGTTGTTGAGTATACTAACGTGCCCCGCAGAGAGCTATCTGAGAAGCCGCTCGAATTCGAAATTCGATCGCAATGACTTTGATTGCTTGTCGAACAAATTCATTTCAAGACTTGTGGTCCGCGCAAATTAAGATGACGAGATATGAGGATAAAGAACCACGACCTATCTCGGCCCAAATGTGTTACGGCTGAGCCAGCGCAGTACAATCGAATATGAGACATATCGACCTTGATGTTTACGAGATTCGCCTGAAGCGAGGCGACTATCACTCTTTTCGCATTTGTGTCTTATTTTACGGCCGCTTCCTGCTCTCTTGACCGTTTGTGGACCCTGATTGACAGCGTTTATTTCATTCGTCTTTTGTTCCTTGCTTTTTTCTCAGTGATATACGTTTCTCGCATAGTGTTTCGACAGCGATGATGAGTATCACGAACGTCATGATATTGTATGGTCACGAAGATGTCTGACAGCAGAGATGATGAGCGCGCAACTGAGTTGCAGACGTATGCTAGAGGCTAGTTCTCGCGTCATTTTCACCGAGTTgcattttccttctcctttaGCGAGTTTTGTTTCCATTATTGTGTTTAACTATGAGGGGCATTATGATGGCTCCACGGAAGAATTAGGAGCTAAGCATGTTTACTCTCCGATCGAACTTCGCTGGATACCAAGGCAATTTGCAATTCCCGTCACGAATATTATATGTTCACCAGCTAGGTAGTTCTCTCTTTGCTCGAACATAGTCCAGGTTTGATAGTTGTAGAGCCATTTGATCAACCAGCATTGGGATTATCATTGTGTACCTCTTGGTCGAGGGTCATCCAAACAACAGCATACCAGATAATCTTTGAGAAGTGGATACGGTCGCCTTAATCACGATTGCATAAGGCCTCAAGGCAGAGAATCTACCGAATGCGAAGATCACATGACGCCTGATGGCTGTCCCGCATTACCATTTGTGGTAGCCTGGGGGCGGCCGTCTTTAGTACCTAGTAACAGCACTATCAGCTGAGGTGTCCACTTTCCACCCCCTCTCCGGCCGATAAGGCACGTCATCGGTGTATGACGCAGTGAGATACTGAGAATTGAAGCAGCATAGAAAAATTCGGCGGCTAAATGCGATAGTTAACAGTATCAAGGGAATCACAGCAGGATCAAAGGTAGATATttcggaagaagaaattttCTCTGAGTCTGGGCGAGGCTGATCAAATCTTTGTCGCTATGGTGTGAGATAGCAATTAGTGGCGTCAGTGGCGGGTGTGAACGGAGACTGACTGTAGGAAACATCTTGGACTAGGGACAGACTGAAAGTAGTAATATGTCTAGCCGCAGCTTTCTCAGGCAATGGAAGTCAGGAAAGAGGTTTAAAGTTATGAAATAGAGGCAAGGTTAAGGAGCGATGAAGTTCCGCCcgttgtactccgtatctacGTTTATTCACTTAAGAGTGCTCCGTACATTAGGAGGATGTATAATAAGCTCCTTTTGTCCTCAATATAGTTATGCCACTATTATTACTCAGCAACCTATTATGATAGATTGTACTTACAAGGTACTTGAAACGCCTCTTATTGAGTCATCGGGCCGAGCGACGACCGGAAAGGCAGTCTTCTAGCAGTTTCCCCTAGGTATCTGTAGAGAGTTTGGCCAGGCGCAGGCTGTGAATGGCCAAACGAAAACCAAGGAAAACGCCAGGCGGTGCCAGAAAAATGTCCCTGCCGCTCACTTCTTTCAAACTTTCCTTGCGTCACGTTATCTG
The Aspergillus fumigatus Af293 chromosome 4, whole genome shotgun sequence DNA segment above includes these coding regions:
- a CDS encoding CAAX farnesyltransferase subunit beta RAM1, giving the protein MPVIAATGKHRRKVLFSSTSQGLSVTAGKPKGRKFSANLQVNSRSPAVTSSHNHSSSSQSGKMGESQVHPGIPALFREPPLIHDLLSTETTELQSETVNKCLPLLKGIHNSQKGPFNKYGIPALQRKDHLEYLYDSLEDYPASFVALDASRPWMVYWALAGLCLLGEDVTRFRERVISTFTAAQNSTGGIGGGHGQMSHVASSYAAVLSIAMVGGEEAFKLIDRKAMWKWLGKLKQPDGGFTVCEGGEEDVRGAYCAMVVHALLDLPLALPPEAEARQNGLETFTDGLPEYLSRCQTYEGGISGSPGSEAHGAYAFCALACLCLLGRPEVVVPRYMNIATLLPWLSARQYAPEGGFSGRTNKLVDGCYSHWVGNCWPLVQAALDGTQPLAGPKRSSVGNLYSREGLTRYILSCCQCKLGGLRDKPGKHPDSYHTCYALTGLSTVQYYHYCTDSSVSSKDDFSSAFSWKHDPNFASDGQGSDIGVFTENDRLVPFHPIFVIPHKSAEDIRVWFENQSFDL
- a CDS encoding Zn(II)2Cys6 transcription factor domain-containing protein — its product is MSNVDITNDGFIGLDYDSRSYIQAQSWPVAVDHQSSQRTEGSRDISSGHAYEQSVAQDPNLMVDWHFQQLQPHLQYTQEDHSSAQQYTTSSYGMPIHSSPVDVMAPPQGQMSSGLLESSYMPLPAPVDMVPFGYQDLQTELMSFPDGLPDLSSYAAPRNLIGSSSPTDTYLEVRSLSSSDNGWSAIEPRHSHEFMFPDQGIFINPTQTLHDRSLSESSYSTSYGSFVDISNPINSPTSDLNFESAFSMPRRVSYDHTSHGSRSPTAVSPVAIVRPIPVPSKKSTSPTRSAGSQASSSSPPSRKPSRKSPIAAKTAETKIRKQSQAGKPEGEKRVGKRKGPLKPDQRKQASEIRKLRACLRCKFLKKTCDKGEPCAGCQPSHARLWQVPCTRIDIKEIGYFMKDWKADYERHITLGFSVGNIKGFSEHERTLFITHGYGQILPINAREVYVRDDQCFSVDWVESMHREPTQYEVETAKLSAGMEGISHAMLSDYLDRHIDGNGTFEKFVDDYFEGTPFLTQMLKTAFRYYFRTKLPVIRKALKLIIAYNLTLHVTMVEGIGEEDGFLGKIEDPSSKFKGKIMAPVMINFQVKCAMANMWRELQKDVLEELSSLYSSVYSGEKLKNWPTIFILACILLAVWEEMQFDCHYRTPDPAAVEKFCNDMENIPVGVIVGLFQAISQKLPAFTDWETQKHHHLLFSNPDVCNTMTEVREHVRQYESYLRSRSNSKFDRNDFDCLSNKFISRLVVRAN